The Brassica rapa cultivar Chiifu-401-42 chromosome A10, CAAS_Brap_v3.01, whole genome shotgun sequence genome segment GGTGGCTATATGTAGGTTTAGCCACGAAAAATCACGAAGACTTTGATGTACGTTCGTATCTATTTTAAATTGTGGGTATCGTGGCCAAAAACCCTGATTTTCCATGACACATTCGTGACTATATACGGCTGTCATGAATATTTTGTGGCTATTCTAGTCACGTTTTGCCACTATAATTTTCGTGGATGATTAGTTATGAAAatgacacaattttttttattttgtgtgtaATGAGTTTTTAGCCATGAAAATGATGTGACCATTGCGTGGCTTATGTATAACTAAGTTTTTTTGCCATgatatattttgtgattttggatGATAAatgaaaagtatatatatatatattaaaagccaaaattatatagtataatatatttttttgaaacagaaaTTGAAATGAAACTATACATTGTTCCAAAATTCAAATAGAAGCAACTAAAGTTTTTGATCATGACACAACAATAATAACATCTAAAATCTGTGAGCTAAATCTAATTTAATTTCCTTAACACACTACCTATCCAACAGATTGTTAATTTGTGGTGCGAGTTGATTTGATGTGAGCTTGAAAAGAAGCTTGAGGCTGACCTTGAGTTTCAGGTTGAAGCAGTGTTGTCGGTGCAGTTGAGGCAAGAAAAAACAGAAGCTGGAGAGCTGGAGAGCTTGCAAAAATCAATTACAAGGCATCATCTCGATTCTCGAATTTCATCAGCTACAGAGAGAGGATTTAACTTGTGTCCAgaactttttgaaaaaaaagaagaagataataacCGATACATATCATTACTAATTTAGAATTGCGCATTTAACCGGAGATTATCGAAGATACTAGATAGTTTCGGCCTGAAATAAATGGGCTTGGGCCGATAATTTTCGtccaaaaacatttatatatatttgggctattattgtaaatttgtaatgcagaaatcaaaaataaaaagggaaGCAGACGATAAAACCCCCGGGAAAATCCCTAAGAAACAGTTTCACAAACAAGTAAGAGTGTTTGTTGatcgaaagagagagagacgaaaTGGAGAAAAGCACGATTCAGATCGAAGAGCTCGACGAATCTGATGATTTCCTTCTCGAACTCGCCGCTATCGAAGCGGAAGCGGAAGCGGCGGCGTCGGCGGCGAAACGCCCCAAGGTCGCTGCCGTACCGGAGGGACCTTACATGGCGGCTCTAAAGGGAAGCAAGAGCGAGCAATGGCAGCTGAATCCGCTCAATCCCGCCTCGAAATCTCGCGGCGGCTCCGTGAATTCTAACCCGGGCGGAAGTTATGGATCGGAGGCGGGGGAGCAGGATTTTCCGGAGAAGAACTGTCCCTGTGGAGCTGGTGTGTGCTCGATTCTGACGTCGAACACGCAGAAGAACCCAGGCCGAAAATTCTACAAATGCCCTAATAGAGAGGTTAGAAGTGATGCCCctaggtgttcgatgaaatgccgcTGAGAATAGTATCTCTCATTGAATACGATTAGACACTGGCTTTCCTGTTACTTTTTGTTTATATTGGTGTGGGGATTGATATAAAGCTACCATTTCTTTACTAGGAAAACGGAGGTTGTGGGTTTTTCCAGTGGTGTGATGCGGTTCAGTCTTCCGGAACTCAGCCAGGTAGTTATGGGAACACTAACGAATCCAAGTTCCCTGATCTCCAGTGCCCGTGTGGTGCTGGATTCTCCCGTGTTCTCACTGCTAAAACTGGGGAAAACATTGGCAGGCAGTTCTATCGCTGTCCTGTTTTTGAGGTTTGTTATATTAATCATTAAGTTTGTATGCTTGTTATTTACCTATTAGTACTCAATGGACTATTGTAATCTGTTGTATATTCTGTGGTTTCTGCTTCTGGATTCTGATTTGGTGAGTCCATGTTGCGTTTCTGACAGAGCTCCATATTATCATTACTCTTGATTAAGTGCTGCCTCTTGTTTTCCATTTTATGTCATTGCACTGACGTACATATAGCCAAATAAGCTGTAAACGGTAGATCAGGAGCTTTTTCCTGTTTAGATGGAGACAGAGTGACAACTTGTAATAAAACTACTTTAGCAAAGATAAAACGAGTTTGTAGATTCATGGCTTACATTTAGTGTTTTAACTGGTTTAAGTGAAACATTATTGTAGTATCTTGCTTAGCCTTGACTGTCTGTGTAATCTAACCTGGCTTCCTCTCGATCTCAGGGCTCTTGTGGTTTCTTCAAATGGTGCAATGATGACGCAGTCAAATCTTCTACAACGTATAGCTTTACCAATAACATCAACTTAAGTGAATCAGATACCAGAGGATATCAAACTGCGAAAACAGGCAGTGGCACACCCTGTTATAAGTGTGGGAAGGAAGGGCATTGGGCGAGAGACTGCACTGCTCAGTCTGGTAATCCGCCATATGAAACGGGACCGGTACAGCCTTCCTCTGCAGCTGGACAATGTTACAAGTGTGGGAAGGAAGGACATTGGGCAAGAGACTGCACTGCTCAGTCTGGTATTCCCTCGTATGAAACGGGAACGGCAAAGCCTTCCTCTGCAGCTGGAGAATGTTACAAATGCGGGAAGGAAGGGCACTGGGCGAGAGACTGCACTGCTCAATCTGGTAATCTGAAGTCTGGAGCAGAACAGGTGAAGTCCTCCTTTTCAGGTGGAGAGTGTTACAAATGCGGGAAGCAAGGACATTGGGCGAGAGACTGCACGGGTCAATCTGGTAATCAACAGTTTCAGTCATCAGGGCAAGGAAAGCCTGCGTCCTCGGGTGGAGAATGTTACAAATGCGGAAAACCAGGACACTGGGCAAGAGATTGCACTGTGGCTGTTCAATCCACAGGCGTTACAGGTAAAAGACAGAGGCAGTACTAGGTCAGGCTTTCTAAGCTCTGAATCTGATCCGTCTTCTACAACTATTTAGGGGTTTTCTAGTGTAGTTAAAGACAACTTTTTCATGTCCCATGGGTGTGTCCAAAATCTGGAAACCTTGTTTTGTCTTTCATCTTATGAATCTTTTCATAATATAGATATGTTTAAAGTTTAAAAGTAGGATCTGGTCAGTCTTGAGAACTACTGCATGAACTACCTTGTTTTGTCcttcagtctttttttttggtgatgGTTTAATGTGAATGATTTGGTACTGCACATCAATTTTCACACATGACATTTAGTAAGACTTGAAAATCAATGACTAACACAAGATTTTGATTGAATTTTCAGATCCACAGAGAAATAAATTAGTATGGAAGCAAATcattaaatataacaaatatataaagaaattatttctgaaacttctaaaaatagaaatataataaatacaatTTGGAAGCTAGTGTTTTTATTAGTTTGTTAAagtgaaaaaaaagaagaatacaGCTTCCCCCTGCAACACGTAAGAGGGGAGTTAGAAGAGATAGGTTGTTAGAATAGATCGGCGGACTCCAGATTTAGCTTATGTAAGGCTTActactactctctctctctctctctctctctctctctctctctccgaaAATCCATTTCGCTTTATCTTCTCATCTCCTCGATCTCTCCGTTTACGGCTAAACAACAAAAACCTTTTTaccattttcttttaaaaatcaaaaagtaaAAGAATCATATCAATTTAACATACAGTATTGCAATGCCCACTCTGCTTCAAACAGCTCCAATGTCTGAGTCTGATTCATCTCAGCCTTCTTTGGTTTTCGCCTACTACGTTACTGGTCATGGCTTTGGCCACGCCACTCGAGTCGTTGAGGTTAGATCTCTCACTCTTGCACGAACGAGATCAAAACATTTTAGAGCCTCTAAATGAATCTCTCTATTCATGTAACTGACGTAGGTGGTTCGGCATCTGATCTCGTCTGGACATCGAGTTCATGTTGTCTCGGCTGCTCCAGAGTTTGTTTTCACCACTGAGATTCACTCTCCAAATCTCTTTATCCGACAtgtatatttcctttttttcatATAATTGGGTTTCAGAAGATTAATCTCCACTCTCTTTTAAGCAAATGTTATTATTGGAGGTGATGACTAGGTACTATTGGACAGTGGATCTGTACAATCTGATGCTTTAACCGTTGATCGTCGTGCTTCCTTGGAGAAGGTCTCTTCCATTCAGATATATCTTCCTTCTTCTAACTTAGCTTCTTAGCTGCATCGATTCTTTCTTTTCCTCAAATTTGCAGTATTGCGAGATTGCGGTTGAACCTCGTGACTCTATCTTAGCCACAGAGGTTGAGTGGTTAAAGTCAATCAAAGCCAACCTTGTGGTACGTACTTCCCAAATAATGACGCATTCATTGTTGTATATTTCTGAGTGTGAGTGTGGCTTCAAAAAGGATCACAACAAAGAGATATTGTGAAAACAGGTCTCAGATGTTGTCCCCATCGCTTGCCGTGCTGCAGCAAATGCCGGAATCCGCTCTGTTTGCCTCACCAACTTCAGGTACTGTGAAGTTATCTGACCTGACTGATTTACTAGTAGATGACTTAAGTTCTGTGGTATATCATTTGCATACATCTCAAATCTCATAAAAAGTTATGTAATTACTGCAGTTGGGACTTTATATATGCGGAATATGTTATGGCAGCTGGACATCATCACCAATCCATTGTTTGGCAGGTAATATCTCAACTGATTTGTGAGCTTATATGTCATATTCTATCAGCTTCTAAATGGTAATTACTACTACAGATAGCTGAGGATTATTCGCACTGCGAGTTTCTGATTCGCCTACCTGGACACTGTCCTAGTAAGTTCTTGTTGGAGACTTGGAGGCAACACATAAAAGTTTTCGTTTATGATATAATACCAAAACAAACCTGCTATTTATGATCTTCTACAGTGCCTGCTTTCCATGATGTCATTGACATTCCCCTTGTTGTCAGACCATTGCA includes the following:
- the LOC103845042 gene encoding DNA-binding protein HEXBP gives rise to the protein MEKSTIQIEELDESDDFLLELAAIEAEAEAAASAAKRPKVAAVPEGPYMAALKGSKSEQWQLNPLNPASKSRGGSVNSNPGGSYGSEAGEQDFPEKNCPCGAGVCSILTSNTQKNPGRKFYKCPNREENGGCGFFQWCDAVQSSGTQPGSYGNTNESKFPDLQCPCGAGFSRVLTAKTGENIGRQFYRCPVFEGSCGFFKWCNDDAVKSSTTYSFTNNINLSESDTRGYQTAKTGSGTPCYKCGKEGHWARDCTAQSGNPPYETGPVQPSSAAGQCYKCGKEGHWARDCTAQSGIPSYETGTAKPSSAAGECYKCGKEGHWARDCTAQSGNLKSGAEQVKSSFSGGECYKCGKQGHWARDCTGQSGNQQFQSSGQGKPASSGGECYKCGKPGHWARDCTVAVQSTGVTGKRQRQY